The genomic segment CGATACGGAAAAGGATAAAAATGAAACAGTTCCCATCGGGATTCCGATTGATAATGCACATATTTATTTACTAGACAATAACTTAAAACCACTTCCTGTTGGAGTCGTTGGTCATATGTATATATCGGGGGATTGTTTAGCCAGAGGATATTTATTTAGGCCTGAATTGACAGGAGAAAAATTCCTTATAAACCCCTATTTTGCTGGTAAAAGAATGTATAAAACGGGAGATCTGGCAAAAAGATTGCTTAGTGGCGACATAGAGTTCATCGGCCGGTCAGACCAGCAGATCAAGGTGAACGGGTATCGGGTTGAGTTGGAGGAGATTGAGTCGTGCATCCAGAAATTTGATGGAATTAAAGGCGTTGTTGTTTTGATGTTAGAAAAAAGTGATTCATCAAAACTATGTGCGTACTATACGGCTGATGTAGAGGTTGATAGCGGGGTGTTGCGAGATTTTATGCAGAAACAGCTGCCATACTATATGATTCCATCGTTACTACAAAGGGTGGATAGAATACCATTAACTACAAATGGAAAGGTGGATAGGAATGCTTTACTCTCCCTCGATGCGCTAGAAAATCAGAGTGAATTTAGGTGTGCGGAGAATGATCTGCAAGGGCTTCTCATAAATGTATTTCAAGATGTTTTGGGTGCTAGCAATATCGGTATTGATGATAAATTCTTCGAGCTAGGGGGCGATTCAATCAAAGCGGTTCAGATAACCTCTCGATTATACGATAGGGGTTATTCGTTGAATGTAAAGGACATCCTAACGCATCAAACAATATCTCAGATTAGTATCCTCGTCGAAAAATCAGAAAAGGATTATGAGCAAGGAGTGGTGTCAGGAGAAATGATTCTTACTCCAATTAAGCACTGGTTCTTTGAGCAGAAATTTGAGAATCAGCATTTCTATAATCAGTCAGTTCTCTTGGAGTTTAAAAATAGAATAAATAAAGAAACCATTGAATTGGCGTTCAGTCACATAATTAGGCATCATGATGGATTAAGGCTAAACTATGACTTTTTAAAGAAATGCATGTTTTATGAAAATGCATACATGGAAAATCCTTTTACCATTAAGGAATACGTAATAGATGAAAATGAAGATTTAATACAAACTTGCGAAGAGATAAAATCAAGTTTTAATATTGGAAATACTTTATTGATAAAATGCGGCATACTAAGAGAGAAAGGTAAAAACGATTATTTATTGATAACTGCACATCATTTAATAATTGATGGCCTATCCTGGCGAATATTACTTGATGATTTAATTGTTATTGTAACTGCTTTAAATAATAATAGACCCATTAATCTTCCAAAGAAAACAGGAAGTTTAATAGATTGGGGAAATACTTTAGCCGAATATTCTACTTCAGATACACTATTAAAACAACATGATTATTGGAAGGAATTCGAAATTGATATTCCTCCAATTTTTCCTAAAACCCAACAAAAAGATAACTCAAAGCAAAATTTTGGAATTGCACATATTATTTTAGACCAGAATCAGACCGATTATCTTATCAAAGATGCTAATAAATCTTATAATACTGATATTCAAATTTTACTTGTAGCTGCTTTGGCTAGGACACTAAAAGAATGGACCAATAAAAGTAGTTTAGCTATTGAATTGGAAAGCCATGGTCGCAATTTGGACTACATAGATGTATCTAGAACAATAGGATGGTTTACTTCTATATACCCAATAATGATTGATGTTAAAGATGATAATTTTGAAAATCTAATTAAATCTATAAAAGAGCGAATAAGAAAAGTGCCAGATAGTGGCATTGGATATGGCATTTATAAATTTATGCAAAATAAAAAATTAGATATTAAATGTCGCAGTGATGTTAGATTTAACTATTTAGGACATTTTGGAAAAGAACTTTCAAATGATTTATTTTCATATTGTAACAGAAGTACAGGGTTAGAAATGTCGCAGAGCAATACTATTAATGTAAATCTTGAAGTTAATAGTATGATTATTAGTAATGAATTAGATGTAATGCTTTATTATAATAAAAATGTTTTTAATGATTTAGAGATTGAGAAGTTCAAAAATACCTATTTAAATAATATCGAAAACTTAATCTCTCATTTGCAGTATGATAATGACATTCATTTCACACCATCAGATTTTGATTCACTGGAAATCTCTGAAGAGGATTTATCTCTACTATTTAAGGATTAGTTATATAAAAGTATGATTTTGGATTAAGAATACAAATTTGGAAACGATCCTAAAAATTGATTTGAATATCATAGGTAATATGTTACTAAAAAAAATATAAACACATGAAAAAGGTTGCTGTAATAGGTGCAGGAGTGATGGGTTGCGATGTTGCAATTGATTTAGCCTTTTATGGATACGAAGTTATCCTTAAAGATATCAGCCCTAAAGCACTAGATAATGCAAAAGGTATAATAGAAAAGAACTTCCGATTCTTTAAAATGATGAAAAGTGATTACAAATCAGTTGAAGTTTCGAACATTCTAGAAAAAATAACATTTACATCAACTTACAGTGAATTTAAGAGTGTTGATTATATTGTCGAAAATATTAATGAAAATTTAGAAAGTAAATTAGCATTATACGCTGAACTTGATAAGGTCTGTAGTGAAAATGTGCTCTATTTTGTGAATACAAGTTGTATATCAATTACTAATATTGCATCAGCTGTAAGAAATTGTAAAAACGTAATTGGTATGCATTTTATGAATCCAGTACCTTTAAAGGAATTGGTTGAGGTTGTTAGGGGATTTCATACATCGGAAGATACCATTGGAGTGGCAAAGGAGTTTGTTAAATCGCTAAAAAAGCAATCGGTTGTAGTAAATGATTATCCGGGATTTGTTGCAAATAGATTATCACATCTATTTATGAATGAGGCTGCATTCTTAATTCAAGAGAATGTGGCTAAGCCCAATGAAGTAGATCTAATTTTCAAGAAAGGGTATGGTCATAAACTAGGACCACTTGAAACAGCAGATTTAATAGGACTGGATACAGTTGTTAACTCTTTGGATATATTATACCAAAGTTATCAGGATCCAAAATTTAGATGCTGTCCTTTGCTTAAAAAGATGGTTAATGCTGGGTTATTAGGTAGAAAATCAGGAAAAGGATTTTATGAATATTCTTGATAGAATAA from the Bacteroidales bacterium genome contains:
- a CDS encoding 3-hydroxyacyl-CoA dehydrogenase family protein, which codes for MKKVAVIGAGVMGCDVAIDLAFYGYEVILKDISPKALDNAKGIIEKNFRFFKMMKSDYKSVEVSNILEKITFTSTYSEFKSVDYIVENINENLESKLALYAELDKVCSENVLYFVNTSCISITNIASAVRNCKNVIGMHFMNPVPLKELVEVVRGFHTSEDTIGVAKEFVKSLKKQSVVVNDYPGFVANRLSHLFMNEAAFLIQENVAKPNEVDLIFKKGYGHKLGPLETADLIGLDTVVNSLDILYQSYQDPKFRCCPLLKKMVNAGLLGRKSGKGFYEYS